Proteins encoded within one genomic window of Bos indicus x Bos taurus breed Angus x Brahman F1 hybrid chromosome 18, Bos_hybrid_MaternalHap_v2.0, whole genome shotgun sequence:
- the KPTN gene encoding LOW QUALITY PROTEIN: KICSTOR complex protein kaptin (The sequence of the model RefSeq protein was modified relative to this genomic sequence to represent the inferred CDS: inserted 1 base in 1 codon), whose translation MMGEAAMAAGPCPLREDSFTRFSSQSNVYGLAGGAGGRGELLAATLKGKVLGFRYQDLRQKIRPVAKELQFNYIPVDAEIVSIDTFNKSPPKRGLVVGITFIKDSGDKGSPFLNIYCDYEPGSEYNLDSIAQSCLNLELQFTPFQLCHAEVQVGDQLETVFLLSGNDPAIHLYKENEGLHQFEEQPVENLFPELTNLTSSVLWLDVHNLPGTSRRLSALGCQSGYVRVAHVDQQSRDVLQTWTIIQDGPISRVIVFSLSAPEETEDRPQREEYSVLVASMLEPAVVYRDLLSRGLEDQLLLPGSDQFDSVLCGLVTDIDLDGRPEVLVATYGQELLCYKYCGPGRGLPGDQHGFRLLWRRGFSXPLLAMAHVDLTGDGLRELAVVSLKGVHILQHSLIQASELVLTRLRRQVEQRRRQPQKMGDRVGSGPAETLAS comes from the exons ATGATGGGGGAGGCGGCCATGGCCGCAGGGCCTTGCCCGCTGCGCGAGGACAGCTTCACACGCTTCTCGTCACAGAGCAACGTGTATGGGCTGGCAGGAGGCGCGGGCGGGCGCGGGGAGCTGCTGGCCGCCACCCTTAAAGGCAAGGTGCTAGGCTTCCGCTACCAAGACCTCCGACAGAAAATCCGGCCCGTGGCCAAGGAGCTGCAGTTCAATTACATTCCCG TGGATGCAGAGATTGTCTCCATTGACACCTTCAACAAGTCACCCCCAAAGCGGGGTCTGGTTGTGGGGATCACGTTCATTAAG GATTCTGGGGACAAAGGCAGCCCCTTCCTTAACATTTACTGTGACTACGAGCCTGGCTCTGAGTACAACCTCGACTCCATTGCCC AGAGCTGCCTGAACCTGGAGCTCCAGTTCACTCCTTTCCAACTATGCCATGCAGA GGTCCAGGTCGGGGATCAACTGGAGACCGTGTTTCTCCTGAGTGGGAATGACCCAGCCATTCATCTGTACAAGGAG AACGAGGGACTGCATCAGTTTGAAGAACAGCCTGTGGAAAACCTCTTCCCAGAGCTCACAAACCTGACCAGTAG CGTCCTGTGGCTTGACGTGCACAATCTGCCCGGCACATCCCGGCGACTCTCAGCTCTGGGCTGTCAGAGCGGTTATGTCCGCGTCGCCCACGTGGACCAGCAGAGTCGAG ACGTCCTGCAGACGTGGACCATCATTCAGGACGGCCCCATTTCCCGAGTGATCGTGTTCAGCCTTTCGGCCCCCGAGG agacagAGGACAGGCCACAGCGGGAGGAATACAGCGTGCTGGTGGCCAGCATGTTGGAGCCGGCAGTGGTGTACCG CGACCTGCTGAGCCGGGGGCTCGAAGACCAGCTTCTCCTGCCGGGCAGCGACCAGTTTGACAGCGTCCTCTGTGGCCTGGTCACCGACATCGATCTGGATGGGCGGCCGGAAGTACTGGTGGCCACCTATGGACAG gagCTGCTCTGTTACAAGTACTGTGGCCCCGGGCGTGGGCTCCCCGGGGACCAGCATGGCTTCCGCTTGCTGTGGCGGCGGGGCTTCT AGCCCCTGCTGGCCATGGCACATGTGGACCTGACCGGGGACGGCCTGCGCGAGCTGGCCGTGGTCTCCCTGAAGGGCGTGCACATCCTGCAG CACAGCCTGATCCAGGCCTCAGAGCTGGTCCTGACCCGGCTTCGGCGTCAAGTGGAGCAGAGGAGACGTCAGCCACAGAAGATGGGGGACAGGGTGGGTTCCGGGCCTGCCGAGACCCTGGCTTCCTGA
- the NAPA gene encoding alpha-soluble NSF attachment protein — protein MDNSGKEAEAMALLAEAERKVKNSQSFFSGLFGGSSKIEEACEIYARAANMFKMAKNWSAAGSAFCQAAQLHLQLQSKHDAATCFVDAGNAFKKADPQEAINCLMRAIEIYTDMGRFTIAAKHHISIAEIYETELVDIEKAIAHYEQSADYYKGEESNSSANKCLLKVAGYAAQLEQYQKAIDIYEQVGTNAMDSPLLKYSAKDYFFKAALCHFCIDMLNAKLAVQKYEELFPAFSDSRECKLMKKLLEAHEEQNVDSYTEAVKEYDSISRLDQWLTTMLLRIKKTIQGDEEDLR, from the exons ATGGACAACTCCGGGAAGGAGGCGGAGGCGATGGCGCTGCTGGCCGAGGCGGAGCGCAAAGTGAAGAACTCGCAGTCCTTCTTCTCGGGCCTCTTCGG AGGCTCGTCCAAAATAGAGGAAGCATGTGAAATCTACGCCAGAGCAGCGAACATGTTCAAAATGGCCAAAAACTGGAGTG CTGCCGGAAGCGCTTTCTGCCAGGCGGCCCAGCTGCACCTGCAGCTGCAGAGCAAGCACGACGCAGCCACCTGCTTCGTGGACGCCGGCAACGCGTTCAAGAAAGCCGACCCCCAAG AGGCCATCAACTGCTTGATGCGAGCGATTGAGATCTACACAGACATG GGCCGCTTCACCATCGCGGCCAAGCACCACATCTCCATCGCCGAGATCTACGAGACGGAGCTGGTGGACATTGAGAAG GCCATCGCCCACTACGAGCAGTCCGCAGACTACTACAAAGGCGAGGAGTCCAACAG CTCGGCCAACAAGTGTCTGCTGAAGGTGGCCGGCTATGCGGCGCAGCTGGAGCAGTACCAGAAGGCCATCGACATCTACGAGCAG GTGGGGACCAACGCCATGGACAGCCCACTCCTCAAGTATAGCGCCAAGGACTACTTTTTCAAGGCTGCCCTTTGCCACTTCTGCATCGACATGCTCAACGCCAAG CTCGCTGTTCAGAAGTACGAGGAGCTATTCCCTGCGTTCTCCGACTCTCGGGAGTGCAAGCTGATGAAA AAGCTGTTAGAAGCCCACGAGGAGCAGAACGTGGACAGCTACACCGAGGCG GTGAAGGAATACGACTCCATCTCCCGACTGGACCAGTGGCTCACCACCATGCTGTTGCGCATCAAGAAGACCATCCAGGGTGACGAGGAGGACCTGCGCTAA